The Camelina sativa cultivar DH55 chromosome 16, Cs, whole genome shotgun sequence sequence AGAGTGCATACAGCCCTTTAAATTACAGAATCCCTGACAAGTTTAAATTTCAGACATGGCATTTTTCTCCCACCTTACTCCGAGGACATTTTAAACTATTCTCGTTGCCCCTGCTCAGTCCCCAAACCCATCTGGGGATGAAGCGTCGCCTGAAAGAGCTGCGTTCTGTAACATTGCACACAGATTCTACAGTAATTGGTATTTGTGGAACGGAAGGAGTTGGGAAGACAACTCTTGCCAAGCACCTTTACGAGGAGATCTCACCACGATTTcagcatcatatatatatgaagaataaCATCAACAAGTTGCAGAGTATACTAGATATGCTAAATAGTGAAGTTTTTACGGGGAGCTCTGATAATGCCATCAAGGAAATGATGGGGAACCGGAAGGTTCTGCTTGTTGTTGATGGTGTAAATGACATGAAGCAGCTAAAAGGTATAACCAAAGACGCGAGTTGGTTTGGTCCAGGAAGTCGGGTCATTGTAATCACACAAGAGAGGTCTTTGCTAACTGAATGTGGAGTGAAACAAATCTACGAGGTTGAGTGTCCTAGATACGAGGAAGCTCTTGCTGTCTTCTCAGAGATTGCTTTCAAGCAGAGCAACCCTCTCCCTGGTTTTGAAGGTCTCTCCCTTCGGGCTGTCCATGTCGCTAATCGTCTTCCTCTGGCCCTCAAACTGTTGGGATCGTTCCTACGCGATAGGGAAAAAGATGTATGGATAAGTACATTGCGTACCCTCGAAGCATCTCGTGATAACTACGCTTCAGAGATCAAAAGGTATATTGGAGCAGATGACTATGCACCGAGACGTCCGATCAAAGTGGATCGACACATTGGAGTAGATGAAGCAAACTCTTTCCCGTTATATTGCTTGGCTCTGGAATGATCAGTGGGCATGTTCATAAGTCTACTTCAGTTGGATTTGTTTGAAATGAATGTTGTGAAAATCGTGGTTGAATAAGACGAACAAGGACATCTGTTCGTCACTAAACTCTTATGTATATTTATCGTTTATTGTGTGTGTACGTTTGTGAGTGTGtttactgttttattttattttgtgtgtacATTATGGGTAGATTCAGATAAGTCTCGTCAACACTCGTTGGACACAGAAGGCACTAGAAGTTTCAAGCTTGCACAAACAAAtcgaaccaaaagaaaaagtctTCTGACAGGAGATTAGGAACAGGACGGCACTTTTACAAGTGGAGATCGAGGTAAACAATGTGAGGAATGATATACATCTGAACATCCCTAAGTAGAATGGCAAGGTGGAAAGAATAATTGTATAGCTACCGAGAAAAACTGATTTTTAGGTGATGCGGTGCCAGAGTATCCAGTAAGCTCATGTAAGTTGGAAATAAGATGTCAACATAGCATTTGCACAAGGTTCTATTCGAGAAATTGTGCCAGCAAAAAGGTCGTTCTTTTCAATCAAGAGGTATACAAAACAAACTACAGAATAGAGAAAAAGCagaccgacccttttttttccaatttacaAAGTTAAGCGTTCCCAGAGAGCTactgacaaacaaacaaacaaaccaacaacACCCACAGACTTGTAGGagatcaaataaataaaataaacaaaacggTTAAATGATAAGTTGAGAACAATATCACAAGAACAAAAGATTTGTTGGGAGAGTTGGCTTGGTTTCGTCCGTTTCTTAACATttataccaaaaaacaaaagatttgttgGAAGTGTTTTTGCCAATCATGCAACAATAATTTACTAGTATGACCTTTTTCATCTGTCAGAGTTAAGGGCTTTGGAGATCCATTCTGATTCTGTGACTTGAGTTCCCGAATCAACCTTTGGAACAGAGACAATGGAGTCACAGAAACCTGTCATTACCTAAAGGGATAGCAGACAAGTTCTTCTGTTCATGTATTCAGAAAAGAGTTGAAGAGTTGAATCATAATCACAGCACGCATATATCATGTATTTTGCATACAAAagtcaaaccaaaaaatcagtTTCTGAGACGAGttttattagaaatataaacCTTGTTTTGTGAGGGTGATGTTGGAATTTCAATGTTAAGAGAGCAGTCTTTATGGAAACCTTCTGGCTCTATGTCTCTGATAGTTGCGTTTATCAAAGGTAAGCAGACACCAGTAGCATCCTTAAAGCCACTTTATTGGCTTTCATCATACTTCCTATAATCAATACGAAAAACTAAGGCAAAATAATTCCACAAATGTAGCTGCACATATCACCACGAAGGCACGATAGTCTCACCAGTTCAACGATATTGACAACGAGGGTACTCCAGAACTCAAAGGCTCTCTGGCTCCAGCAATTGCACCTGAATAGAACCTGAAGGATTCTCAAAAATCAGGAAAACAGAAAAGACGGGCAGACAAGATAGAAACACttacatttatttttcacaaCATGAACCCTGATTAATTTCACTAATTACAtgaagaacataaacaaagacaaacataaCCAGAAATTACACTTTAGTATACAGAGAACATAACCCTGATATGATGAGATGCTCAAAATGCTAACCAGTATTAGTTTTGACCAAACAAAGAGCACCCTGATAATCCGAATGCATTCCACACTTATGGTTTCCACTCCATATGTATATAGAAAAGATACTTGCGATAAAAAACGGTAAAACAAAATCTACACTTCCCAAACGAGTTGAAAATCAATTTGTCGTCTATTTCCCCCTCTGTGGATGGGTTTCCaagaaaagttaaattttttactGCTCTGGGAAGCTTCAATATGATTAGCCGCCCTCCACTGAATCTACATTCTGAATGGACAGTCTTTTCTGTTTTTCGCTAGGCGAAGATTTGTTAAGCAGTCACAATGCGATAAATCGAGTTTTGGCAGGCAAAATAAACTACCACTGGACCCTGGAGTTTGCTCCAGTCTTGTACAGCCTTTCAGTATCAACTCCTTAAATAGTGTGGCCCTTGTAAGATCTGGAAGACTGGAACTTTGGTCAAATTGTTAAAGTCTGTACATCTAGTCTCCACAAGGACCACAACTGACAGATTCCCTgaatataagaaaaacatagaAGACGGTGAAACCTCAGAGACAGTTCTAAGAAGTTAGTTATTAAGATACCTGTCCTATGTctaattgataaaattttacatCAACAATTCAATTATGCAACATGTGTTCAAGGCAGCTGAACTTAACTTTAAAAAGTACATATAACCAAGCTGGATTTTGACTGACCTATTAAGATTTTCTAAAGGTTCTTCAACTTTCCAAATTTGAAGAGAATCGGCaggtctttgttttttgtttttggttatcttGTCTGTTTGGTCATCTTCCCAAATCAAGCTAAATCCACATGATTTTAGCTCCGCAGGAGGAGACTTAAACTCCTTTGAGAATTGCAAATCGGATTGGATGCcaaacttgttgattttgtcGCTGAAGTTTTTTAACCCGCGGATGATAACCAGGTGATCTGATttaacagcttcttcttcatcttcagtaCTATGAAAACTACTTTCCCGGCAATGAAAGAAATCTGGTTTAAGGTACAAATAAAAGTACCTTTCATATCCCCAGTCCCAGTCATAAGAAAATGGCGAGAATCGTATATGGAAGGGCTTCTTGCAAGAAAGCATGATACACCCATCAAAACCCAGCATTTTCGGGGATGGCCAACTATGGGGTAAGCCAATCGTTAGGGACTTTCCTGTCTTAATCTTGTCGAAGTAACTGGGCACCTCGGTTCCAGGAAAGAAAGCAAATCTCAGTGACTCCTATTCCACgacaataacaacaaccaaaaaaggaaagagaattaTCAAGTTCATGGTGTCTGCAGATGGAGGAGTGGGAGAAAAAGCTGAGAAcatacctctttgttttctcccTCGTTAAGAAACTGAGTGATTAAATGTTCATCCTGCTTTAAGCAGAAACAATGGCTTAGATCAAGGTGCTTTACAGAATGGTTCAAAGGAAGGGAAATCGTTTCCAGGGATTCACAGCCATGTGCGTAGAGATACTTGAGGCACAATGGGACTCTTTCTATCGATTTGAGTTTCTTGCACTTATTGAGGCAGAGAGTTCCCAGAGAGAAAAGACCTCCGATACTTGATGGCAATGTCTCAAAGTCATTCCTGCTAAGATCTACATATGATAGCTTAATATATTGTCCAAACTTATCTGAAATTGATTGAATGGTCTTGCAGTCGTCAACCCAAAGCTCCAGCAACTGGAATCTGCCCCAATCTTGTTCAGCATGAGATATTTTGAACACTGATTGGAGACTCACACAGCCAGAGAGTTTGATTCTCTCCAACTGAACTAGTTCTGGCAATGCTTTTAGTCTGCGGCAGTTACAAAGGCTGGCATATTTCAACCTGGGAAGTTGATTCATGGTTTCTGGTAAAGTCTCAAAATCATTGCCACTCCAGTCCAATTTCTCTAGGAATTGCAAACCACATACGTCATCCGGGATCACTTCGATGTTTAAGTTGATTAGATTTAACTCTTTCAAGCAGGGAAACATGGAAAGGCCATAGCAGAGGAAACTTGCATCATCAGCGTTGTATTTAAACCTGATAATGTCTATCAAATTGAAATCATGGAATTCTGACATGGGTCGTGGTTTCTGCTCTGCTTTCCTCATCGGTTCAGGACAATAAAACTCTGGTACTGCATGCAGTGTCCTCATAGAAAATTCAAGAGGTGGTTCATTATGAGGTAGTTGTTGCTCCCCCTTCATCAATTCATCAGGTGCTTGATGCTCAGTACTAAAACAGAGGTGATCTGCGTTGCCATCAAGCCACAACATCTGAATATGTATGTTTCCTCCCACGGATAGATTTGTAATGGACTCCATTTCCACCTCTTTACCCGAGAAATACAGAGCAACTTGACGACAGCCCCCACTCAGTTCCCTTATAATGATGTGGTAACTATTAAGTTGATCACAGTATGAGACATCAAGCTTTGTCAGCATCGTAAGGTTACTGATAGACTCTGGAATTCTCTTCAGCCTCTTGCAGCCTCGAGTTATCAATTCCTCCAAATTCACGGCCATTGAAAGATCTGGAAGATGTTCCAGATTTTCAGAGCCTGACAAGTCCAATCTTCTCAAGTTTGGCATCTCCTGAGAATAATTCAACAAAGAATAGGGAATTTGTGATAATGTACAAGTATTGGAAGAGACATTTTCATAAGTATTGATCTGTTGAGAGCTTTTACCATGGTCTCTTCCCAGAATACTGTCATATTGCTGCGATGTAGACTGACTTCAACAAGATCTCGTGGACGGAATCGGCAAGGGAATGTTGTCAATGGAAATGTGTCCCATTGTAGTAATCTAAGCCTCGATGAGAGTAGATTTGTATCGTCACTACTTAAATGCAGCTTGGACTCTATATGATCCGAGTGCTTGTAGATCTTGAGGAATTTGAGCGTATCGTGGTACTTCGTATACCCACCCAAATGCAACGCGAAAACCATGTCACA is a genomic window containing:
- the LOC104751140 gene encoding disease resistance protein RPP4-like isoform X5, translated to MASSSSSSSHVWKYDVFLSFRGEDTRKNIVSHLHKELVNSGVVTFKDDKRLEIGDSISEEISRAIQDSRFALVILSKNYASSRWCLDELLMIMDLHFKKEIKVVPIFYGVDPSHVRHQTGSFTFDKYQGLEIAKKVTNWRKALTQIASIAGKDFATCEDEALMIEEIVEGISNQLLIMQPVDYSDIVGMETHMELLNSLLSMESGDEVRMIGIWGMGGIGKTTIARCLFDRFSRPFPSRCFLENVSKIYRNHDASYLRKKFISTALGLAEEKMKFSSVEIGPQEIKARFGRRKVFVVFDNVDDMKQVHALAKESNWFGPGSRIIITTRDRGLLISCGVRTVYEVKCLDTGAALQLFNQLAFEGGLPPSELYEKISIRASWLAQGLPAAIEAYGLFFRRMTSLKEWDDALCRFIEAPHKNVMEILKISYDGLEEADKNVFLHVACLFNGEPLQRATTLLDDGELQGCLGLKILAEKSLIGITAGGYIKMHSLIDQTARAIVNQESVQRPQGRRVLWDPYQIYKLLESNATSEPTNCMSLHMCDMVFALHLGGYTKYHDTLKFLKIYKHSDHIESKLHLSSDDTNLLSSRLRLLQWDTFPLTTFPCRFRPRDLVEVSLHRSNMTVFWEETMEMPNLRRLDLSGSENLEHLPDLSMAVNLEELITRGCKRLKRIPESISNLTMLTKLDVSYCDQLNSYHIIIRELSGGCRQVALYFSGKEVEMESITNLSVGGNIHIQMLWLDGNADHLCFSTEHQAPDELMKGEQQLPHNEPPLEFSMRTLHAVPEFYCPEPMRKAEQKPRPMSEFHDFNLIDIIRFKYNADDASFLCYGLSMFPCLKELNLINLNIEVIPDDVCGLQFLEKLDWSGNDFETLPETMNQLPRLKYASLCNCRRLKALPELVQLERIKLSGCVSLQSVFKISHAEQDWGRFQLLELWVDDCKTIQSISDKFGQYIKLSYVDLSRNDFETLPSSIGGLFSLGTLCLNKCKKLKSIERVPLCLKYLYAHGCESLETISLPLNHSVKHLDLSHCFCLKQDEHLITQFLNEGENKEESLRFAFFPGTEVPSYFDKIKTGKSLTIGLPHSWPSPKMLGFDGCIMLSCKKPFHIRFSPFSYDWDWGYERSPGYHPRVKKLQRQNQQVWHPIRFAILKGV
- the LOC104751140 gene encoding disease resistance protein RPP5-like isoform X4, with translation MASSSSSSSHVWKYDVFLSFRGEDTRKNIVSHLHKELVNSGVVTFKDDKRLEIGDSISEEISRAIQDSRFALVILSKNYASSRWCLDELLMIMDLHFKKEIKVVPIFYGVDPSHVRHQTGSFTFDKYQGLEIAKKVTNWRKALTQIASIAGKDFATCEDEALMIEEIVEGISNQLLIMQPVDYSDIVGMETHMELLNSLLSMESGDEVRMIGIWGMGGIGKTTIARCLFDRFSRPFPSRCFLENVSKIYRNHDASYLRKKFISTALGLAEEKMKFSSVEIGPQEIKARFGRRKVFVVFDNVDDMKQVHALAKESNWFGPGSRIIITTRDRGLLISCGVRTVYEVKCLDTGAALQLFNQLAFEGGLPPSELYEKISIRASWLAQGLPAAIEAYGLFFRRMTSLKEWDDALCRFIEAPHKNVMEILKISYDGLEEADKNVFLHVACLFNGEPLQRATTLLDDGELQGCLGLKILAEKSLIGITAGGYIKMHSLIDQTARAIVNQESVQRPQGRRVLWDPYQIYKLLESNATSEPTNCMSLHMCDMVFALHLGGYTKYHDTLKFLKIYKHSDHIESKLHLSSDDTNLLSSRLRLLQWDTFPLTTFPCRFRPRDLVEVSLHRSNMTVFWEETMMPNLRRLDLSGSENLEHLPDLSMAVNLEELITRGCKRLKRIPESISNLTMLTKLDVSYCDQLNSYHIIIRELSGGCRQVALYFSGKEVEMESITNLSVGGNIHIQMLWLDGNADHLCFSTEHQAPDELMKGEQQLPHNEPPLEFSMRTLHAVPEFYCPEPMRKAEQKPRPMSEFHDFNLIDIIRFKYNADDASFLCYGLSMFPCLKELNLINLNIEVIPDDVCGLQFLEKLDWSGNDFETLPETMNQLPRLKYASLCNCRRLKALPELVQLERIKLSGCVSLQSVFKISHAEQDWGRFQLLELWVDDCKTIQSISDKFGQYIKLSYVDLSRNDFETLPSSIGGLFSLGTLCLNKCKKLKSIERVPLCLKYLYAHGCESLETISLPLNHSVKHLDLSHCFCLKQDEHLITQFLNEGENKEESLRFAFFPGTEVPSYFDKIKTGKSLTIGLPHSWPSPKMLGFDGCIMLSCKKPFHIRFSPFSYDWDWGYERYFYLYLKPDFFHCRESSFHSTEDEEEAVKSDHLVIIRGLKNFSDKINKFGIQSDLQFSKEFKSPPAELKSCGFSLIWEDDQTDKITKNKKQRPADSLQIWKVEEPLENLNRESVSCGPCGD
- the LOC104751140 gene encoding disease resistance protein RPP5-like isoform X3, which codes for MASSSSSSSHVWKYDVFLSFRGEDTRKNIVSHLHKELVNSGVVTFKDDKRLEIGDSISEEISRAIQDSRFALVILSKNYASSRWCLDELLMIMDLHFKKEIKVVPIFYGVDPSHVRHQTGSFTFDKYQGLEIAKKVTNWRKALTQIASIAGKDFATCEDEALMIEEIVEGISNQLLIMQPVDYSDIVGMETHMELLNSLLSMESGDEVRMIGIWGMGGIGKTTIARCLFDRFSRPFPSRCFLENVSKIYRNHDASYLRKKFISTALGLAEEKMKFSSVEIGPQEIKARFGRRKVFVVFDNVDDMKQVHALAKESNWFGPGSRIIITTRDRGLLISCGVRTVYEVKCLDTGAALQLFNQLAFEGGLPPSELYEKISIRASWLAQGLPAAIEAYGLFFRRMTSLKEWDDALCRFIEAPHKNVMEILKISYDGLEEADKNVFLHVACLFNGEPLQRATTLLDDGELQGCLGLKILAEKSLIGITAGGYIKMHSLIDQTARAIVNQESVQRPQGRRVLWDPYQIYKLLESNATSEPTNCMSLHMCDMVFALHLGGYTKYHDTLKFLKIYKHSDHIESKLHLSSDDTNLLSSRLRLLQWDTFPLTTFPCRFRPRDLVEVSLHRSNMTVFWEETMEMPNLRRLDLSGSENLEHLPDLSMAVNLEELITRGCKRLKRIPESISNLTMLTKLDVSYCDQLNSYHIIIRELSGGCRQVALYFSGKEVEMESITNLSVGGNIHIQMLWLDGNADHLCFSTEHQAPDELMKGEQQLPHNEPPLEFSMRTLHAVPEFYCPEPMRKAEQKPRPMSEFHDFNLIDIIRFKYNADDASFLCYGLSMFPCLKELNLINLNIEVIPDDVCGLQFLEKLDWSGNDFETLPETMNQLPRLKYASLCNCRRLKALPELVQLERIKLSGCVSLQSVFKISHAEQDWGRFQLLELWVDDCKTIQSISDKFGQYIKLSYVDLSRNDFETLPSSIGGLFSLGTLCLNKCKKLKSIERVPLCLKYLYAHGCESLETISLPLNHSVKHLDLSHCFCLKQDEHLITQFLNEGENKEESLRFAFFPGTEVPSYFDKIKTGKSLTIGLPHSWPSPKMLGFDGCIMLSCKKPFHIRFSPFSYDWDWGYERYFYLYLKPDFFHCRESSFHSTEDEEEAVKSDHLVIIRGLKNFSDKINKFGIQSDLQFSKEFKSPPAELKSCGFSLIWEDDQTDKITKNKKQRPADSLQIWKVEEPLENLNRESVSCGPCGD
- the LOC104751139 gene encoding disease resistance protein RLM3-like: MTHDVFLNFRGDEIRKTIVSHLVSSLKTKYISTFIASEPFEDLDHEAMEQSLVAIPVISKHYVISDFWMDDLRKLIECEKIGTLTTIPIFFQVNPLDILSHAVGKYADTQSETLEMVRKWLYAQVSRKPSFNSNDWEDDSELVDNITSFASNILTSSTSSYHSTGLSPARSLKLESAYSPLNYRIPDKFKFQTWHFSPTLLRGHFKLFSLPLLSPQTHLGMKRRLKELRSVTLHTDSTVIGICGTEGVGKTTLAKHLYEEISPRFQHHIYMKNNINKLQSILDMLNSEVFTGSSDNAIKEMMGNRKVLLVVDGVNDMKQLKGITKDASWFGPGSRVIVITQERSLLTECGVKQIYEVECPRYEEALAVFSEIAFKQSNPLPGFEGLSLRAVHVANRLPLALKLLGSFLRDREKDVWISTLRTLEASRDNYASEIKRYIGADDYAPRRPIKVDRHIGVDEANSFPLYCLALE
- the LOC104751140 gene encoding disease resistance protein RPP5-like isoform X1, translating into MASSSSSSSHVWKYDVFLSFRGEDTRKNIVSHLHKELVNSGVVTFKDDKRLEIGDSISEEISRAIQDSRFALVILSKNYASSRWCLDELLMIMDLHFKKEIKVVPIFYGVDPSHVRHQTGSFTFDKYQGLEIAKKVTNWRKALTQIASIAGKDFATCEDEALMIEEIVEGISNQLLIMQPVDYSDIVGMETHMELLNSLLSMESGDEVRMIGIWGMGGIGKTTIARCLFDRFSRPFPSRCFLENVSKIYRNHDASYLRKKFISTALGLAEEKMKFSSVEIGPQEIKARFGRRKVFVVFDNVDDMKQVHALAKESNWFGPGSRIIITTRDRGLLISCGVRTVYEVKCLDTGAALQLFNQLAFEGGLPPSELYEKISIRASWLAQGLPAAIEAYGLFFRRMTSLKEWDDALCRFIEAPHKNVMEILKISYDGLEEADKNVFLHVACLFNGEPLQRATTLLDDGELQGCLGLKILAEKSLIGITAGGYIKMHSLIDQTARAIVNQESVQRPQGRRVLWDPYQIYKLLESNATSEPTNCMSLHMCDMVFALHLGGYTKYHDTLKFLKIYKHSDHIESKLHLSSDDTNLLSSRLRLLQWDTFPLTTFPCRFRPRDLVEVSLHRSNMTVFWEETMEMPNLRRLDLSGSENLEHLPDLSMAVNLEELITRGCKRLKRIPESISNLTMLTKLDVSYCDQLNSYHIIIRELSGGCRQVALYFSGKEVEMESITNLSVGGNIHIQMLWLDGNADHLCFSTEHQAPDELMKGEQQLPHNEPPLEFSMRTLHAVPEFYCPEPMRKAEQKPRPMSEFHDFNLIDIIRFKYNADDASFLCYGLSMFPCLKELNLINLNIEVIPDDVCGLQFLEKLDWSGNDFETLPETMNQLPRLKYASLCNCRRLKALPELVQLERIKLSGCVSLQSVFKISHAEQDWGRFQLLELWVDDCKTIQSISDKFGQYIKLSYVDLSRNDFETLPSSIGGLFSLGTLCLNKCKKLKSIERVPLCLKYLYAHGCESLETISLPLNHSVKHLDLSHCFCLKQDEHLITQFLNEGENKEESLRFAFFPGTEVPSYFDKIKTGKSLTIGLPHSWPSPKMLGFDGCIMLSCKKPFHIRFSPFSYDWDWGYERYFYLYLKPDFFHCRESSFHSTEDEEEAVKSDHLVIIRGLKNFSDKINKFGIQSDLQFSKEFKSPPAELKSCGFSLIWEDDQTDKITKNKKQRPADSLQIWKVEEPLENLNRESVSCGPCGD
- the LOC104751140 gene encoding disease resistance protein RPP5-like isoform X2, whose product is MASSSSSSSHVWKYDVFLSFRGEDTRKNIVSHLHKELVNSGVVTFKDDKRLEIGDSISEEISRAIQDSRFALVILSKNYASSRWCLDELLMIMDLHFKKEIKVVPIFYGVDPSHVRHQTGSFTFDKYQGLEIAKKVTNWRKALTQIASIAGKDFATCEDEALMIEEIVEGISNQLLIMQPVDYSDIVGMETHMELLNSLLSMESGDEVRMIGIWGMGGIGKTTIARCLFDRFSRPFPSRCFLENVSKIYRNHDASYLRKKFISTALGLAEEKMKFSSVEIGPQEIKARFGRRKVFVVFDNVDDMKQVHALAKESNWFGPGSRIIITTRDRGLLISCGVRTVYEVKCLDTGAALQLFNQLAFEGGLPPSELYEKISIRASWLAQGLPAAIEAYGLFFRRMTSLKEWDDALCRFIEAPHKNVMEILKISYDGLEEADKNVFLHVACLFNGEPLQRATTLLDDGELQGCLGLKILAEKSLIGITAGGYIKMHSLIDQTARAIVNQESVQRPQGRRVLWDPYQIYKLLESNATSEPTNCMSLHMCDMVFALHLGGYTKYHDTLKFLKIYKHSDHIESKLHLSSDDTNLLSSRLRLLQWDTFPLTTFPCRFRPRDLVEVSLHRSNMTVFWEETMEMPNLRRLDLSGSENLEHLPDLSMAVNLEELITRGCKRLKRIPESISNLTMLTKLDVSYCDQLNSYHIIIRELSGGCRQVALYFSGKEVEMESITNLSVGGNIHIQMLWLDGNADHLCFSTEHQAPDELMKGEQQLPHNEPPLEFSMRTLHAVPEFYCPEPMRKAEQKPRPMSEFHDFNLIDIIRFKYNADDASFLCYGLSMFPCLKELNLINLNIEVIPDDVCGLQFLEKLDWSGNDFETLPETMNQLPRLKYASLCNCRRLKALPELVQLERIKLSGCVSLQSVFKISHAEQDWGRFQLLELWVDDCKTIQSISDKFGQYIKLSYVDLSRNDFETLPSSIGGLFSLGTLCLNKCKKLKSIERVPLCLKYLYAHGCESLETISLPLNHSVKHLDLSHCFCLKQDEHLITQFLNEGENKEESLRFAFFPGTEVPSYFDKIKTGKSLTIGLPHSWPSPKMLGFDGCIMLSCKKPFHIRFSPFSYDWDWGYERYFYLYLKPDFFHCRESSFHSTEDEEEAVKSDHLVIIRGLKNFSDKINKFGIQSDLQFSKEFKSPPAELKSCGFSLIWEDDQTDKITKNKKQRPADSLQIWKVEEPLENLNRESVSCGPCGD